A genomic segment from Streptomyces antibioticus encodes:
- a CDS encoding nucleotidyltransferase domain-containing protein, whose amino-acid sequence MTDTAAVRGLDAQGYIAREGSLARVPVAFRPVVAAARERLTDLFGVRLHSAYLYGSIPRGTARVGRSDLDLLAALHDEPTEADHAGARALVEALDAEFPQIDGGGALLYGRARLLSDLERHDMGFFVACLCTPLLGDDLAASLPRYRPDTLLARETNGDLGLLLPRWRERVARAGDAGGAGRTDDAAGTEHTRRSLVRYMSRHLVRTAFTLVMPRWNGWSSDLRVMADVFAGYYPERAAQVRAAAVLGYEPTGDAAVLAAYLDDLGPWLAREYTRVHGIKAARPEDATAA is encoded by the coding sequence ATGACCGACACGGCTGCCGTCAGAGGGCTCGACGCCCAGGGGTACATCGCCCGCGAGGGCTCCCTCGCGCGCGTGCCGGTCGCCTTCCGGCCCGTCGTCGCGGCCGCCCGGGAACGGCTCACCGACCTGTTCGGCGTACGGCTGCACAGCGCCTACCTCTACGGCTCGATCCCGCGCGGCACCGCGCGCGTGGGCCGCAGCGACCTGGACCTCCTGGCCGCCCTGCACGACGAGCCGACCGAGGCGGACCACGCGGGCGCCCGCGCGCTCGTCGAGGCCCTCGACGCCGAGTTCCCGCAGATCGACGGCGGCGGGGCACTGCTCTACGGCCGTGCCCGGCTGCTGAGCGACCTGGAACGGCACGACATGGGCTTCTTCGTGGCCTGCCTGTGCACGCCCCTCCTCGGGGACGACCTCGCCGCGTCCCTGCCCCGCTACCGCCCCGACACGCTCCTCGCCCGCGAGACCAACGGCGACCTCGGTCTGCTGCTGCCCCGCTGGCGCGAGCGGGTGGCACGCGCGGGCGATGCGGGAGGCGCGGGAAGGACGGACGACGCGGCCGGCACCGAGCACACCCGGCGGTCTCTCGTGCGGTACATGTCCCGCCATCTCGTCCGCACCGCGTTCACCCTGGTCATGCCCCGCTGGAACGGCTGGAGCAGCGATCTGCGCGTGATGGCGGACGTCTTCGCCGGGTACTACCCCGAGCGGGCCGCGCAGGTCCGGGCGGCAGCCGTCCTCGGGTACGAGCCGACCGGCGACGCGGCCGTCCTCGCGGCCTACCTGGACGACCTGGGGCCGTGGCTCGCGCGGGAGTACACGCGTGTGCACGGGATCAAGGCGGCCCGGCCGGAGGACGCCACAGCCGCCTAG
- a CDS encoding Crp/Fnr family transcriptional regulator: MDDVLRRNPLFAALDDEQAAELRASMSEVTLARGDSLFHEGDPGDRLYVVTEGKVKLHRTSPDGRENMLAVVGPGELIGELSLFDPGPRTATATALTEVKLLGLGHGDLQPWLNARPEVAAALLRAVARRLRKTNDAMSDLVFSDVPGRVARALLDLSRRFGVQSEEGIHVVHDLTQEELAQLVGASRETVNKALADFAGRGWLRLEARAVILLDVERLAKRSR, encoded by the coding sequence GTGGACGACGTTCTGCGGCGCAACCCGCTCTTCGCGGCTCTCGACGACGAGCAGGCCGCTGAGCTGCGCGCCTCCATGAGTGAGGTGACGCTCGCCCGTGGCGACTCCCTGTTCCACGAGGGCGACCCGGGCGACCGGCTCTATGTCGTCACCGAGGGCAAGGTCAAGCTCCACCGCACATCCCCGGACGGCCGCGAGAACATGCTCGCCGTGGTCGGCCCCGGCGAACTGATCGGCGAACTGTCGCTGTTCGACCCTGGCCCGCGTACGGCGACGGCGACCGCCCTGACCGAGGTCAAGCTGCTCGGCCTCGGCCACGGCGACCTCCAGCCCTGGCTGAACGCGCGCCCCGAGGTGGCCGCCGCGCTGCTGCGCGCCGTCGCCCGGCGCCTGCGCAAGACCAACGACGCCATGTCCGACCTCGTCTTCTCGGACGTCCCCGGACGCGTGGCGCGCGCCCTGCTGGACCTCTCGCGCCGCTTCGGCGTGCAGTCCGAGGAGGGCATCCACGTCGTCCACGACCTGACGCAGGAGGAGCTGGCCCAGCTCGTCGGCGCCTCCCGCGAGACGGTCAACAAGGCGCTCGCCGACTTCGCCGGCCGCGGCTGGCTGCGCCTGGAGGCGCGGGCCGTGATCCTGCTGGACGTGGAGCGGCTGGCGAAGCGGTCCCGCTGA
- the nth gene encoding endonuclease III, with translation MTKKTPAGKPAAGRKTAGDKPESRTALVRRARRINRELAEIYPYAHPELDFENPFQLVVATVLSAQTTDLRVNQTTPALFAKYPTPEDLAAADPEEVEEILRPTGFFRAKTRSVIGLSKALVEQFDGEVPGRLEDLVKLPGVGRKTAFVVLGNAFGRPGITVDTHFQRLVRRWRWTEETEPDKIEAAVGALFPKSEWTMLSHHVIFHGRRMCHARKPACGVCPIAPLCPAYGEGETDPEKARKLLKYEKGGFPGQRLNPPQSYLDAGGRPAPPLGAG, from the coding sequence GTGACGAAGAAGACCCCCGCCGGGAAACCGGCCGCCGGCAGGAAAACCGCCGGTGACAAGCCCGAGTCCCGTACGGCCCTGGTGCGCCGCGCCCGCCGGATCAACCGCGAGCTGGCCGAGATCTACCCCTACGCCCACCCCGAACTGGACTTCGAGAACCCCTTCCAGCTCGTCGTCGCCACGGTCCTGTCGGCCCAGACCACCGACCTGCGCGTCAACCAGACCACCCCCGCTCTCTTCGCCAAGTACCCCACCCCCGAGGACCTGGCCGCCGCCGATCCGGAGGAGGTCGAGGAGATCCTGCGCCCGACCGGGTTCTTCCGGGCGAAGACCCGCTCGGTGATAGGGCTCTCCAAGGCCCTCGTGGAGCAGTTCGACGGTGAGGTCCCCGGCCGTCTGGAGGACCTGGTCAAGCTGCCCGGAGTCGGCCGCAAGACGGCCTTCGTGGTGCTGGGGAACGCGTTCGGCCGTCCCGGCATCACCGTCGACACCCACTTCCAGCGGCTGGTGAGGCGCTGGCGGTGGACCGAGGAGACCGAGCCCGACAAGATCGAGGCCGCCGTCGGCGCGCTCTTCCCCAAGAGCGAGTGGACGATGCTCTCCCACCATGTGATCTTCCACGGCCGCCGGATGTGCCACGCCCGCAAACCCGCCTGCGGTGTCTGCCCCATCGCCCCGCTCTGCCCGGCGTACGGCGAGGGCGAGACGGACCCCGAGAAGGCGAGGAAGCTGCTCAAGTACGAGAAGGGCGGCTTCCCCGGCCAGCGGCTGAACCCGCCGCAGTCCTACCTCGACGCGGGCGGCCGCCCGGCCCCTCCGCTGGGGGCCGGATGA
- a CDS encoding NUDIX hydrolase: MTRASGTRGTPGGARDARGGLVALSKEGLPGWLDPVVHAVETVEPLQLSRFLPPEDGAGRQSAVLVLFGEGGRGPELLLMERANSLRSHAGQPSFPGGALDPEDGDPQGDGPLRAALREAEEETGLDPSGVQLFGALPKLYIPVSGFVVTPVLGWWREPTPVGVVDPNETARVFTVPVADLTDPAHRATTVHPSGHRGPAFLVESALVWGFTAGVIDRLLHFAGWERPWDRGKQVPLDWRS, from the coding sequence GTGACGCGAGCGAGTGGCACACGCGGGACACCGGGCGGTGCGCGCGACGCGCGGGGCGGTCTGGTGGCCCTCAGCAAGGAGGGCCTGCCCGGCTGGCTGGACCCGGTGGTGCACGCGGTGGAGACGGTCGAGCCGCTCCAGCTCAGCCGCTTCCTGCCCCCTGAGGACGGCGCGGGACGGCAGTCGGCCGTCCTGGTCCTGTTCGGCGAGGGCGGCCGCGGACCCGAACTGCTTCTGATGGAGCGGGCCAACTCCCTGCGCTCGCACGCCGGTCAGCCCTCCTTCCCCGGCGGTGCCCTCGACCCGGAGGACGGCGATCCGCAGGGCGACGGACCGCTGCGCGCGGCCCTGCGCGAGGCCGAGGAGGAGACCGGCCTCGATCCGTCCGGCGTCCAGCTCTTCGGCGCGCTGCCCAAGCTGTACATCCCGGTCAGCGGGTTCGTCGTCACCCCGGTCCTGGGCTGGTGGCGCGAGCCCACCCCGGTCGGCGTCGTCGACCCGAACGAGACGGCGCGGGTGTTCACCGTCCCCGTGGCCGATCTCACGGACCCCGCGCACCGCGCGACGACCGTCCACCCCAGCGGTCACCGAGGTCCGGCATTCCTGGTCGAATCGGCCCTCGTCTGGGGCTTCACGGCCGGCGTCATCGACCGGCTGCTGCACTTCGCGGGCTGGGAGCGGCCCTGGGACCGGGGGAAGCAGGTCCCGCTGGACTGGAGGTCATGA
- a CDS encoding MarP family serine protease: MNVLDILLLVAAVWFAVVGYRQGFVVGILSVIGFLGGGLVAVYLLPVIWDWLTDNSEVSTTAAVVAVVIVIVCASIGQAFTTHLGNKLRRYITWSPARALDATGGALVNVVAMLLVAWLIGSALAGTTLPTLGKEVRSSKVLQGVSRALPTQADTWFADFSSVLAQNGFPQVFSPFANEPITDVQPPDPELAGSAVAKRAQRSIVKVMGTAESCGKVLEGTGFVFAERRVMTNAHVVGGVDEPTVQIGGEGRKYDATVVLYDWKRDIAVLDVPELDAPALRFTGDDAASGDGAIVAGFPENGAYDVRAARVRGRITANGPDIYHRGTVRRDVYSLFTTVRQGNSGGPLLTPEGEVYGVVFAKSLDDAETGYALTADEIRQDIAQGRTAGQQVDSDNCAL; this comes from the coding sequence GTGAACGTGCTGGACATCCTGTTGCTCGTCGCGGCCGTGTGGTTCGCGGTCGTCGGATACCGACAGGGCTTCGTCGTCGGCATCCTGTCGGTGATCGGGTTCCTGGGAGGCGGTCTCGTCGCCGTCTACCTGCTGCCGGTGATCTGGGACTGGCTCACCGACAACTCCGAGGTCAGCACCACGGCCGCCGTCGTCGCCGTCGTGATCGTCATCGTCTGCGCCTCCATAGGCCAGGCGTTCACCACCCATCTCGGCAACAAACTGCGCCGGTACATCACCTGGTCCCCGGCCCGCGCGCTCGACGCGACCGGCGGCGCGCTGGTCAACGTCGTCGCGATGCTGCTCGTCGCCTGGCTGATCGGCTCGGCGCTGGCCGGCACCACCCTGCCGACGCTCGGCAAAGAGGTCCGCAGCTCCAAGGTGCTCCAGGGCGTGTCGCGGGCGCTGCCCACCCAGGCGGACACCTGGTTCGCCGATTTCTCCTCCGTCCTCGCGCAGAACGGCTTCCCGCAGGTCTTCAGCCCCTTCGCCAACGAGCCGATCACCGACGTCCAGCCGCCCGACCCGGAGCTCGCCGGCAGCGCCGTGGCCAAGCGGGCGCAGCGATCCATCGTCAAGGTCATGGGCACCGCGGAGAGTTGCGGCAAGGTGCTGGAGGGCACCGGCTTCGTCTTCGCCGAGCGCCGCGTCATGACCAACGCGCACGTGGTGGGCGGCGTCGACGAACCCACCGTCCAGATAGGCGGGGAGGGCCGCAAGTACGACGCCACGGTCGTGCTGTACGACTGGAAGCGCGACATCGCCGTCCTGGACGTACCCGAACTTGACGCGCCCGCCCTGCGGTTCACCGGTGACGACGCCGCGAGCGGGGACGGCGCGATCGTGGCCGGCTTCCCGGAGAACGGGGCGTACGACGTGCGCGCCGCGCGCGTGCGCGGGCGCATCACCGCCAACGGCCCGGACATCTACCACCGCGGCACCGTGCGCCGTGACGTGTACTCGCTCTTCACGACCGTCCGCCAGGGCAACTCCGGCGGCCCGCTGCTCACGCCCGAAGGCGAGGTGTACGGCGTGGTGTTCGCGAAGTCCCTCGACGACGCCGAGACCGGCTACGCCCTCACCGCGGACGAGATCCGGCAGGACATCGCCCAAGGGCGCACCGCGGGCCAGCAGGTGGACAGCGACAACTGCGCCCTGTGA
- a CDS encoding alpha/beta fold hydrolase, whose protein sequence is MTDPGTPSAQPASIVRPDGPWTHREVAANGARFHIAEAGDGPLVMLVHGFPQFWWTWRHQLTALADAGFRAVAMDLRGVGGSDRTPRGYDPANLALDITGVIRSLGEPDAALVGHDLGGYLAWTAAVMRPKLVRRLVVSSMPHPRRWRSAMLADVRQTSASSHIWGFQRPWVPERQLTAEDGELVGRLIRDWSGPLLPDDEAVRTYQRAMCIPSTAHCSVEPYRWLVRSLARPDGVQFYRRMKRPVRVPTLHLHGSLDPVMRTRSAAGSGEYVEAPYRWRLFDGLGHFPHEEDPVGFSTELVNWLKDPEPDR, encoded by the coding sequence ATGACGGACCCCGGCACACCTTCGGCGCAGCCCGCCTCGATCGTCCGGCCCGACGGCCCCTGGACGCATCGCGAGGTCGCGGCCAACGGCGCCCGCTTCCACATCGCGGAGGCCGGTGACGGGCCGCTGGTCATGCTCGTCCACGGCTTCCCGCAGTTCTGGTGGACCTGGCGGCACCAGCTCACCGCGCTGGCCGACGCGGGCTTCCGGGCCGTCGCGATGGACCTGCGGGGTGTGGGCGGCAGCGACCGTACGCCCCGGGGCTACGATCCGGCCAACCTCGCCCTCGACATCACCGGTGTGATCCGCTCGCTCGGCGAGCCGGACGCGGCACTGGTCGGCCACGACCTGGGCGGCTATCTGGCGTGGACGGCGGCCGTGATGCGGCCCAAGCTGGTGCGCCGGCTCGTCGTCTCCTCGATGCCGCACCCGCGGCGCTGGCGCTCGGCGATGCTGGCCGACGTCCGGCAGACGTCCGCGAGTTCCCACATCTGGGGCTTCCAGCGGCCGTGGGTGCCCGAGCGGCAGCTCACGGCCGAGGACGGGGAGCTGGTGGGCCGGCTGATCCGGGACTGGTCCGGCCCGCTGCTGCCGGACGACGAGGCGGTGCGGACGTATCAGCGGGCGATGTGCATCCCGTCCACGGCGCACTGCTCGGTGGAGCCGTACCGGTGGCTGGTGCGGTCGCTGGCGCGCCCGGACGGGGTGCAGTTCTACCGGCGGATGAAGCGGCCGGTGCGGGTGCCGACGCTGCATCTGCACGGTTCCCTCGATCCGGTGATGCGGACCCGCAGCGCGGCGGGCTCCGGGGAGTACGTGGAAGCCCCGTACCGCTGGCGGCTCTTCGACGGGCTGGGCCACTTCCCGCACGAGGAGGATCCGGTCGGTTTCAGTACAGAACTGGTCAATTGGCTGAAGGACCCCGAGCCTGATCGGTGA
- a CDS encoding phage holin family protein: protein MSAPDGTPVGAERSIGQLFASATTELSALVHDEIALAKAQLKQDVKRGMMSGGAFSVAGAVLVFSLPMLNFALAYGIRTWSDWNLALCFLLSFAANVLIAVVLALVGVAFAKKAKKSQGPQKVAASVKETAGVLQNAKPHPRPELPKDQVLPLDRALPQDRAPQAIEAVARSSS from the coding sequence ATGAGCGCACCCGACGGCACCCCGGTCGGCGCCGAACGCAGCATCGGCCAGTTGTTCGCCTCGGCGACGACCGAGTTGTCGGCCCTGGTGCACGACGAGATCGCACTGGCCAAGGCCCAGCTCAAGCAGGACGTCAAGCGCGGCATGATGAGCGGGGGCGCCTTCTCGGTGGCCGGCGCGGTGCTGGTGTTCTCCCTGCCGATGCTGAACTTCGCGCTGGCGTACGGCATCCGGACCTGGAGCGACTGGAATCTCGCGCTCTGCTTCCTGCTGTCCTTCGCGGCGAACGTGCTGATCGCGGTCGTCCTGGCGCTGGTCGGCGTGGCGTTCGCGAAGAAGGCCAAGAAGAGCCAGGGCCCGCAGAAGGTGGCCGCGTCGGTGAAGGAGACGGCGGGCGTCCTCCAGAACGCCAAGCCGCACCCGCGTCCCGAGCTGCCCAAGGACCAGGTCCTGCCACTGGACCGCGCGCTGCCGCAGGACCGGGCACCGCAGGCCATCGAGGCTGTGGCACGCTCGTCGTCATGA
- the nhaA gene encoding Na+/H+ antiporter NhaA translates to MTASRTPSSRTFLGRLSLPERSAVTDALRTETVGGVLLLVAAVAALVWANVPALHDSYVSVGDYHFGPEALGLHLSVEHWAADGLLAIFFFVAGVELKRELVAGDLKDPRAAALPVAAALCGMAVPALVYALTNVLGGGSLDGWAVPTATDIAFALAVLAVIGTSLPGALRAFLLTLAVVDDLFAILVIAVFFTDDISLLALGGALAGLVVFWVLLRTGVRGWYVYVPLALVIWALMYNSGVHATIAGVAMGLMLRCTTREGEERSPGERIEHLVRPLSAGLAVPLFALFSAGVAVSGGALANVFRQPETLGVVLGLVVGKTVGVFGGTWLTARFTRASLSEDLAWADLFAVATLAGIGFTVSLLIGELAFEGDAALTDEVKASVLLGSLIAAVLATVLLKLRNARYRRLYEAEERDDDRDGIPDVYEQDDPAYHLRMAEIHEGKAVEHRRRAEAIVRERADRHPQSG, encoded by the coding sequence GTGACAGCGTCCCGCACCCCCTCGTCCCGTACGTTCCTCGGCCGGCTCTCGCTGCCCGAGCGGTCGGCCGTCACGGACGCGCTGCGCACCGAGACGGTCGGGGGTGTGCTGCTGCTCGTCGCCGCCGTCGCCGCCCTGGTCTGGGCGAACGTCCCCGCGCTGCACGACAGCTATGTGAGCGTCGGCGACTACCACTTCGGCCCCGAGGCGCTCGGCCTGCATCTCTCCGTCGAGCACTGGGCGGCCGACGGTCTCCTCGCGATCTTCTTCTTCGTCGCGGGCGTCGAGCTGAAACGCGAACTGGTCGCCGGCGATCTCAAGGACCCCAGGGCCGCCGCGCTCCCCGTGGCGGCCGCGCTGTGCGGGATGGCCGTACCGGCTCTCGTGTACGCGCTCACCAATGTCCTCGGGGGCGGCTCGCTCGACGGGTGGGCCGTGCCCACCGCCACGGACATCGCGTTCGCGCTCGCCGTGCTCGCCGTCATCGGGACGTCCCTGCCGGGCGCCCTGCGCGCCTTCCTGCTCACCCTGGCGGTCGTGGACGATCTGTTCGCGATCCTCGTCATCGCCGTGTTCTTCACCGACGACATCAGTCTCCTGGCGCTGGGCGGCGCGCTGGCCGGTCTCGTCGTCTTCTGGGTGCTGCTGCGGACGGGCGTGCGCGGCTGGTACGTGTACGTGCCGCTCGCGCTCGTGATCTGGGCGCTGATGTACAACAGCGGCGTCCACGCCACGATCGCCGGTGTCGCCATGGGCCTGATGCTGCGCTGCACCACCCGCGAGGGCGAGGAGCGCTCCCCGGGCGAGCGGATCGAGCATCTGGTGCGGCCGCTGTCCGCGGGCCTGGCGGTACCGCTGTTCGCGCTGTTCAGCGCGGGTGTGGCGGTCTCGGGCGGGGCGCTCGCGAACGTGTTCCGGCAGCCGGAGACGCTCGGGGTGGTGCTGGGGCTCGTGGTCGGCAAGACGGTCGGTGTCTTCGGCGGGACCTGGCTGACCGCGCGCTTCACCCGGGCCTCGCTGAGCGAGGACCTCGCCTGGGCGGACCTCTTCGCCGTCGCCACGCTCGCCGGTATCGGCTTCACGGTGTCGCTGCTGATCGGGGAGCTGGCCTTCGAGGGCGACGCGGCGCTGACCGACGAGGTCAAGGCGTCCGTCCTGCTGGGCTCGCTGATCGCGGCCGTCCTGGCGACCGTCCTGCTGAAGCTGCGCAACGCCCGCTACCGGCGGCTCTACGAGGCCGAGGAGCGCGACGACGACCGGGACGGCATCCCGGACGTCTACGAGCAGGACGATCCGGCGTACCACCTGCGGATGGCCGAGATCCACGAGGGGAAGGCCGTCGAGCACCGGCGGCGCGCCGAGGCGATCGTCCGGGAGCGCGCCGACCGGCACCCGCAGTCCGGATAG
- the acs gene encoding acetate--CoA ligase, with amino-acid sequence MSNESLANLLKEERRFVPPADLAADANVTAEAYEQAKADRLGFWAEQARRLTWAKEPTETLDWSNPPFAKWFQDGELNVAYNCVDRHVEAGHGDRVAIHFEGEPGDSRALTYAQLKDEVSKAANALLELGVAKGDRVAVYMPMIPETAVAMLACARIGAAHSVVFGGFSADALATRIQDADAKVVITADGGYRRGKPSALKPAVDEAVAKAGNVEHVLVVRRTGQDVAWDDSRDVWWDEIVERQSAEHTPEAFNAEQPLFILYTSGTTGKPKGILHTSGGYLTQTAYTHHAVFDLKPETDVYWCTADVGWVTGHSYIVYGPLANGATQVMYEGTPDTPHQGRFWEIVQKYGVTILYTAPTAIRTFMKWGDDIPAKFDLSSLRVLGSVGEPINPEAWIWYRKHIGADRTPIVDTWWQTETGAMMISPLPGVTATKPGSAQTPLPGISATVVDDEANEVPNGGGGYLVLTEPWPSMLRTIWGDDQRFLDTYWSRFEGKYFAGDGAKKDDDGDIWLLGRVDDVMLVSGHNISTTEVESALVSHPSVAEAAVVGAADETTGQAIVAFVILRGTANAEDENLVAELRNHVGATLGPIAKPKRVLPVAELPKTRSGKIMRRLLRDVAENRQLGDVTTLTDSTVMDLIQAKLPAAPSED; translated from the coding sequence GTGAGCAACGAGAGCCTGGCCAACCTGCTCAAGGAAGAGCGCAGGTTCGTGCCGCCCGCCGACCTGGCCGCCGATGCCAACGTCACGGCGGAGGCGTACGAACAGGCCAAGGCTGACAGGCTCGGCTTCTGGGCCGAGCAGGCCCGTCGGCTGACCTGGGCCAAGGAGCCGACGGAGACGCTGGACTGGTCGAACCCGCCGTTCGCCAAGTGGTTCCAGGACGGCGAGCTGAACGTGGCGTACAACTGCGTGGACCGCCATGTGGAGGCCGGGCACGGCGACCGGGTCGCGATCCACTTCGAGGGCGAGCCCGGTGACAGCCGCGCGCTCACCTACGCCCAGCTCAAGGACGAGGTGTCGAAGGCGGCCAACGCGCTGCTGGAGCTGGGGGTCGCCAAGGGCGACCGGGTCGCCGTCTACATGCCGATGATCCCGGAGACGGCGGTCGCGATGCTGGCGTGCGCCCGGATCGGTGCCGCGCACTCGGTCGTCTTCGGCGGTTTCTCCGCGGACGCGCTGGCCACGCGTATCCAGGACGCCGACGCCAAGGTCGTCATCACGGCGGACGGCGGGTACCGGCGCGGCAAGCCGTCCGCGCTGAAGCCTGCCGTCGACGAGGCGGTCGCCAAGGCGGGCAACGTCGAGCATGTGCTCGTGGTCCGCCGTACCGGCCAGGACGTGGCGTGGGACGACAGCCGTGACGTGTGGTGGGACGAGATCGTCGAGCGGCAGTCCGCCGAGCACACGCCGGAGGCGTTCAACGCCGAGCAGCCGCTGTTCATCCTGTACACGTCCGGGACGACGGGGAAGCCGAAGGGCATCCTGCACACCTCGGGCGGCTACCTCACCCAGACGGCCTACACCCACCACGCCGTCTTCGACCTCAAGCCGGAGACGGACGTGTACTGGTGCACGGCCGACGTCGGCTGGGTCACCGGGCACTCGTACATCGTCTACGGGCCGCTCGCGAACGGCGCCACGCAGGTCATGTACGAGGGCACGCCGGACACCCCGCACCAGGGCCGCTTCTGGGAGATCGTGCAGAAGTACGGGGTGACGATCCTGTACACGGCGCCGACGGCGATCCGGACGTTCATGAAGTGGGGCGACGACATCCCCGCAAAGTTCGACCTGTCCTCGCTGCGGGTGCTGGGTTCGGTGGGCGAGCCCATCAACCCCGAGGCATGGATCTGGTACCGCAAGCACATCGGTGCCGACCGGACGCCGATCGTCGACACCTGGTGGCAGACCGAGACCGGCGCGATGATGATCTCGCCGCTGCCGGGCGTCACCGCGACCAAGCCCGGTTCGGCGCAGACCCCGCTGCCCGGCATCTCCGCGACCGTCGTCGACGACGAGGCGAACGAGGTGCCGAACGGCGGGGGCGGCTATCTGGTCCTCACCGAGCCGTGGCCGTCGATGCTGCGCACCATCTGGGGCGACGACCAGCGGTTCCTGGACACCTACTGGTCGCGGTTCGAGGGCAAGTACTTCGCGGGCGACGGCGCCAAGAAGGACGACGACGGCGACATCTGGCTCCTGGGACGGGTCGACGACGTGATGCTCGTGTCGGGCCACAACATCTCCACCACCGAGGTGGAGTCGGCGCTCGTGTCGCATCCGTCGGTCGCCGAGGCGGCCGTGGTCGGGGCGGCGGACGAGACGACCGGCCAGGCGATCGTGGCCTTCGTGATCCTGCGCGGCACGGCGAACGCGGAGGACGAGAACCTCGTCGCCGAACTGCGCAACCACGTCGGCGCCACGCTCGGCCCGATCGCCAAGCCCAAGCGGGTCCTGCCGGTCGCCGAGCTGCCGAAGACCCGCTCCGGCAAGATCATGCGCCGGCTCCTGCGGGACGTCGCGGAGAACCGTCAGCTCGGTGACGTCACCACGCTGACCGACTCCACGGTCATGGACCTCATCCAGGCCAAGCTCCCGGCCGCGCCCAGCGAGGACTGA